One region of Brachyhypopomus gauderio isolate BG-103 chromosome 9, BGAUD_0.2, whole genome shotgun sequence genomic DNA includes:
- the LOC143522602 gene encoding uncharacterized protein LOC143522602, whose product MSLREIRDRGLEDDVHFSNIDQVSLSTIERDLKRHQLSMKQVYRVPFECNFDHVKEQRYQYVHRVLELGASAVPYEYIYINEAGFNLHKIRRRGRNIIGNRAIVNVPGQRGGNITMCAAIGHHGVMHHHAQLGPYNTPRLVSFLDELKNLLNLPQEEPEQPSYVLIWDNISFHRAALVNDWFTNNPQFVVLHLPPYSPFLNPIEEFFSAWRWKVYERRPHDRVALLQAMEEACDDIHADDCQGWVRHARRLFPRCLARENIAADVDEVLWPDRDQRFEQ is encoded by the exons ATGTCATTGAGGGAAATCAGGGACAGAGGCCTGGAAGATGATGTTCATTTCTCAAACATTGACCAGGTCAGCCTGTCCACAATTGAACGTGATTTAAAACGTCATCAGCTGAGTATGAAGCAAGTATATCGTGTTCCATTTGAGTGCAACTTTGACCATGTAAAGGAGCAACGATACCAATATGTGCAT AGAGTGCTTGAACTGGGTGCCAGTGCTGTTCCCTATGAATATATCTACATTAATGAGGCAGGGTTCAACCTGCATAAGATCAGGCGGCGGGGGAGGAACATCATTGGCAACCGTGCCATTGTCAATGTCCCTGGGCAGCGTGGTGGAAACATCACCATGTGTGCTGCCATTGGTCACCATGGGGTCATGCATCACCACGCACAACTTGGGCCCTATAATACTCCTCGTTTGGTATCATTTCTCGATGAACTCAAAAACCTCCTCAACCTCCCACAGGAAGAACCAGAGCAGCCCTCCTATGTTCTCATCTGGGATAATATAAGTTTCCACCGGGCAGCTCTGGTCAATGACTGGTTCACTAACAATCCACAATTTGTTGTGCTGCACCTTCCACCATATTCCCCATTTCTGAATCCAATAGAGGAGTTCTTCTCTGCATGGAGGTGGAAAGTGTACGAACGTAGACCCCACGACCGTGTGGCGCTACTTCAGGCAATGGAGGAGGCATGTGATGACATCCACGCAGATGACTGCCAAGGATGGGTTCGCCATGCAAGGCGTTTATTCCCCCGCTGTTTGGCGAGGGAGAATATTGCAGCTGATGTAGATGAGGTCCTCTGGCCTGACCGAGATCAGAGGTTTGAACAGTGA